In Isoptericola jiangsuensis, the following proteins share a genomic window:
- a CDS encoding carbohydrate ABC transporter permease produces MSVINEVAKTRGASREVQKGDGKAAAIFLAPWFVGLVLITAFPLVASLYLSFTDYSLLEAPSWVGLENFQRMFEDPRWWQSLKVTFLYVAVSVPLQLAAALALALLLDRGLRGLAIYRSVYYLPSLLGSSVAIALLWRQVFGADGLVNQVLGVFGIQGYGWVSHPDYALGTLMILNVWTFGAPMIIFLAGLRQIPAMYYEAASIDGAGKARQFFKITLPLLSPIIFFNLVLQLIGAFQSFTQSYIVSNGTGGPVDSTLFYTLYLYQNGFRSFDMGYASAMAWVLLLIVAGMTVVNFLASKFWVFYDD; encoded by the coding sequence ATGTCGGTGATCAACGAGGTCGCCAAGACCCGAGGCGCGAGCCGCGAGGTCCAGAAGGGTGACGGCAAGGCCGCGGCGATCTTCCTCGCGCCCTGGTTCGTCGGGCTCGTGCTCATCACGGCCTTCCCCCTCGTCGCCTCGCTCTACCTCTCGTTCACCGACTACAGCCTCCTCGAGGCACCGAGCTGGGTCGGGCTCGAGAACTTCCAGCGCATGTTCGAGGACCCGCGCTGGTGGCAGTCGCTCAAGGTGACGTTCCTGTACGTGGCCGTGTCCGTGCCGCTCCAGCTCGCCGCCGCCCTCGCGCTCGCGCTGCTGCTGGACCGTGGGCTGCGCGGGCTCGCCATCTACCGGTCGGTGTACTACCTGCCGTCGCTGCTCGGCAGCTCCGTCGCCATCGCCTTGCTGTGGCGCCAGGTGTTCGGCGCCGACGGGCTCGTCAACCAGGTGCTCGGCGTGTTCGGCATCCAGGGCTACGGCTGGGTCTCCCACCCCGACTACGCGCTCGGCACCCTGATGATCCTCAACGTGTGGACCTTCGGGGCGCCGATGATCATCTTCCTCGCCGGCCTGCGCCAGATCCCCGCCATGTACTACGAGGCGGCCTCCATCGACGGCGCCGGCAAGGCGCGGCAGTTCTTCAAGATCACCCTGCCGCTGCTGAGCCCCATCATCTTCTTCAACCTGGTGCTCCAGCTCATCGGCGCGTTCCAGTCGTTCACCCAGTCCTACATCGTCTCCAACGGGACGGGCGGACCGGTCGACTCCACGCTCTTCTACACGCTGTACCTCTACCAGAACGGCTTCCGCTCGTTCGACATGGGCTACGCGTCCGCGATGGCGTGGGTCCTGCTCCTCATCGTCGCGGGCATGACCGTCGTCAACTTCCTCGCCTCCAAGTTCTGGGTCTTCTACGATGACTGA
- a CDS encoding recombinase family protein, with amino-acid sequence MRLGYARPSHQGPDLTAQLQALHGAGAERIWEERELGTQSRQPLLDDLLLQLRHGDALIVLRLDRLARSLHHLALIATTIRERGADLISLTDAIDTTTPDGRIFFHAVGIADDLERTLLAEDTISGLNDARARGVQLGRPRVLTPEQIEQARRLLTEPGATTTSVAEHMGVSRSTINRHALPVVEDTGTVLPAVAPPPEAPRGGRHAT; translated from the coding sequence ATGCGGCTCGGATACGCCCGCCCCAGCCACCAGGGCCCCGACCTGACCGCGCAACTCCAGGCACTCCACGGCGCCGGAGCTGAACGAATCTGGGAAGAACGTGAACTTGGCACGCAGTCCCGGCAGCCGCTCCTGGACGACCTGCTGCTACAGCTACGCCACGGCGACGCCCTGATCGTGCTCCGCCTGGACCGCCTCGCCCGCAGCCTGCACCACCTCGCGCTGATCGCCACCACGATCCGGGAGCGCGGCGCGGACCTGATCAGCCTGACCGACGCCATCGACACCACCACACCCGACGGCCGGATCTTCTTCCACGCCGTAGGAATCGCTGACGACCTCGAGCGAACCCTCCTCGCTGAGGACACCATCAGCGGACTGAATGACGCCCGAGCCCGAGGCGTCCAGCTCGGCCGGCCGCGAGTCCTGACACCCGAACAGATCGAGCAAGCCCGACGCCTTCTCACTGAGCCCGGCGCCACGACGACGAGCGTCGCTGAACACATGGGAGTGTCCCGATCCACCATCAACCGACACGCCCTGCCAGTCGTCGAGGACACGGGCACGGTGCTGCCGGCAGTTGCGCCTCCGCCCGAGGCGCCGCGCGGCGGACGGCACGCCACGTAG
- a CDS encoding ABC transporter substrate-binding protein, translated as MRATTTRRRSRAAFIALTAAGALALGACSGSSGGPGSGSTEEAGDDGDGVTIRFAWWGSDDRHQTTQEIIDLFEEKNPGITVTPDYTDWGGYWDKLATSVAGGDTPDVITHEERYISDYASRGVLADLETLDIDTSEFQDQVVDSGRVDGTLYGLATGVNAYAIMADPQIFADAGVDMPDDKTWTWEDFVSISGEVSKGAGDGVWGTQDIGFNEAGLSILARQKGQNLYNEDGSLGVDKETVAQFFQVGADLVANGGAPDGSRTTEIQAAGPEGSLLGTSTGAQGAWWSNQLGALSSASGRELELLRFPGESEYERTGMYFKPAMFYSVSATTEHPEESAKFVDFLLNDPEVAQLQLTDRGLPSNLTVRESILDQLEDADAKVADFMTELEAEIVDGPPVPPNGAGDVQEIITRINSEVLFGSMTPDEAADAFLTEVAAATSQ; from the coding sequence ATGCGAGCAACGACCACCCGGCGGCGTTCCCGCGCCGCGTTCATCGCCCTCACGGCGGCCGGCGCGCTGGCCCTGGGTGCCTGCTCCGGCAGCTCGGGCGGCCCCGGGTCCGGGAGCACCGAGGAGGCCGGCGACGACGGCGACGGCGTCACCATCCGCTTCGCCTGGTGGGGGTCCGACGACCGCCACCAGACGACCCAGGAGATCATCGACCTGTTCGAGGAGAAGAACCCCGGCATCACGGTCACCCCGGACTACACCGACTGGGGCGGGTACTGGGACAAGCTCGCCACCTCCGTCGCCGGCGGTGACACCCCCGACGTCATCACGCACGAGGAGCGGTACATCTCCGACTACGCCTCCCGCGGCGTGCTCGCCGACCTCGAGACGCTCGACATCGACACCAGCGAGTTCCAGGACCAGGTCGTCGACTCCGGCCGCGTCGACGGCACGCTGTACGGCCTCGCCACCGGCGTCAACGCCTACGCGATCATGGCCGACCCCCAGATCTTCGCGGACGCCGGGGTCGACATGCCCGACGACAAGACCTGGACGTGGGAGGACTTCGTCTCGATCTCCGGCGAGGTGTCGAAGGGCGCCGGCGACGGCGTCTGGGGCACCCAGGACATCGGCTTCAACGAGGCCGGCCTGTCCATCCTCGCCCGCCAGAAGGGTCAGAACCTCTACAACGAGGACGGCTCGCTCGGCGTCGACAAGGAGACCGTCGCGCAGTTCTTCCAGGTCGGTGCCGACCTCGTCGCCAACGGCGGCGCGCCCGACGGCTCCCGCACCACCGAGATCCAGGCCGCCGGCCCCGAGGGGTCGCTCCTCGGCACCAGCACCGGCGCCCAGGGCGCCTGGTGGTCCAACCAGCTCGGCGCCCTCAGCTCGGCGTCCGGCCGCGAGCTCGAGCTCCTGCGGTTCCCCGGCGAGTCCGAGTACGAGCGCACCGGCATGTACTTCAAGCCGGCGATGTTCTACTCCGTCTCCGCCACCACCGAGCACCCCGAGGAGTCGGCCAAGTTCGTCGACTTCCTGCTCAACGACCCCGAGGTCGCCCAGCTCCAGCTCACCGACCGCGGCCTCCCGTCCAACCTGACGGTCCGCGAGTCCATCCTCGACCAGCTCGAGGACGCGGACGCCAAGGTCGCCGACTTCATGACCGAGCTCGAGGCCGAGATCGTGGACGGCCCCCCCGTGCCGCCCAACGGCGCCGGCGACGTCCAGGAGATCATCACCCGCATCAACTCCGAGGTGCTCTTCGGCTCCATGACCCCGGACGAGGCCGCCGACGCGTTCCTCACCGAGGTCGCGGCAGCCACCTCCCAGTGA
- a CDS encoding carbohydrate ABC transporter permease: MTDTPVRPDAHTETTTPWPPVRERRTLTEVAAEIPDAPRQRRTGPQLRRLLKHALLIGFGLVMLYPLLWMLASSFKPNDLIFRETGLIPTEIDLTNYSEGWNALLHPFSHYLFNSAVIVLGSVIGNLVSCSMAAYAFARLKFRGRPIWFAVMLMSIMLPIHVIIVPQYILFSELHWINTYLPLIVPKLLATDAFFIFLMVQFFRGLPKELDEAARLDGCGHGRIFLQIMLPLSLPALATTAIFTFIWTWNDFFSQLIFLTRPDMYTVPIALRTFIDATSNSSWGPLFAMSIVSLVPVFIVFLFGQKYLVKGIATTGIK, encoded by the coding sequence ATGACTGACACGCCGGTGCGCCCCGACGCACACACCGAGACCACGACCCCCTGGCCGCCCGTGCGGGAACGCCGGACGCTCACCGAGGTCGCCGCCGAGATCCCCGACGCGCCGCGCCAGCGGCGGACCGGACCGCAGCTGCGGCGCCTGCTCAAGCACGCGCTGCTCATCGGGTTCGGCCTGGTGATGCTCTACCCGCTGCTGTGGATGCTGGCCAGCTCGTTCAAGCCGAACGACCTGATCTTCCGCGAGACGGGACTCATCCCCACCGAGATCGACCTGACGAACTACTCCGAGGGCTGGAACGCGCTGCTGCACCCGTTCAGCCACTACCTGTTCAACTCGGCCGTCATCGTGCTCGGCTCCGTGATCGGCAACCTCGTGTCCTGCTCGATGGCGGCCTACGCCTTCGCGCGGCTCAAGTTCCGCGGCCGGCCGATCTGGTTCGCCGTCATGCTCATGTCGATCATGCTGCCGATCCACGTCATCATCGTGCCGCAGTACATCCTGTTCTCCGAGCTGCACTGGATCAACACGTACCTGCCGCTCATCGTGCCGAAGCTGCTCGCCACGGACGCGTTCTTCATCTTCCTCATGGTGCAGTTCTTCCGCGGGCTGCCCAAGGAGCTCGACGAGGCCGCGCGGCTCGACGGCTGCGGGCACGGGCGCATCTTCCTGCAGATCATGCTGCCGCTGTCCCTGCCGGCCCTCGCCACCACCGCGATCTTCACGTTCATCTGGACCTGGAACGACTTCTTCAGCCAGCTGATCTTCCTGACCCGGCCCGACATGTACACGGTGCCCATCGCGCTGCGCACGTTCATCGACGCCACGAGCAACAGCTCCTGGGGTCCCCTGTTCGCGATGTCCATCGTGTCGCTCGTCCCGGTCTTCATCGTCTTCCTCTTCGGCCAGAAGTACCTGGTCAAGGGGATCGCCACCACCGGCATCAAGTAA
- a CDS encoding AAA family ATPase, giving the protein MGFIATKEHRRFCEFATAVRKEATIGICHGDAGVGKTQSARRYAHWNTLGPFITEWGRRTDDDLKYYAAANRTRTVFYTPEVMPRHREIMRDIDLLRTRLGVCVDEHRRAAGSGTGKGGTSDLRRWTELLIIDEAERLTPTILEILRDLHDRQQVPILFIGMPGIDKRFAHYPQLYSRLGFSHQYRTLGREELLFVLGRYWKQLGLSLDPEDFTDAQAIATIERITRGNFRLLERLFPQISRVLKINQLQSITDDVVEAAASILVIGN; this is encoded by the coding sequence ATGGGCTTCATCGCCACCAAGGAACACCGCCGCTTCTGCGAGTTCGCCACCGCCGTGCGCAAGGAAGCCACGATCGGGATCTGCCATGGCGACGCCGGAGTCGGCAAGACCCAGTCAGCACGCCGCTACGCCCACTGGAACACCCTCGGCCCCTTCATCACCGAGTGGGGGCGCCGCACCGACGACGACCTTAAGTACTACGCCGCCGCGAACCGCACGCGCACCGTCTTCTACACCCCCGAGGTCATGCCCCGGCACCGCGAGATCATGCGGGACATCGACCTGCTGCGCACCAGGCTCGGCGTCTGCGTCGACGAACACCGCCGCGCCGCCGGCAGCGGGACCGGCAAAGGGGGCACGAGCGACCTGCGCCGGTGGACCGAGCTGCTGATCATCGACGAGGCCGAGCGCTTGACCCCCACGATCCTGGAGATCCTCCGCGACCTCCACGACCGCCAACAGGTCCCGATCCTCTTCATCGGGATGCCCGGCATCGACAAAAGGTTCGCACACTACCCGCAGCTGTACTCCCGACTCGGGTTCTCCCACCAATACCGGACCCTCGGTCGCGAGGAGCTGCTGTTCGTCCTCGGACGGTACTGGAAACAACTGGGCCTGAGCCTCGACCCCGAAGACTTCACCGACGCCCAGGCCATCGCGACGATCGAACGCATCACCCGCGGCAACTTCCGCCTCCTGGAACGACTCTTCCCCCAGATCTCCCGCGTGCTGAAGATCAACCAGCTGCAATCCATCACCGACGACGTCGTCGAAGCCGCCGCGAGCATCCTGGTCATCGGAAACTGA
- a CDS encoding UxaA family hydrolase, with protein sequence MTDLLVLRDGDDVAVATRDLAPGDQVATPDGVVVTAQGHVPRGHKIALADVAAGAPVRKYGQVIGVATTHVGVGEHVHGHNLAFDPGERDTPLGGVHTELAVPDGPRPTFRGYRRADGRVGTRNYVAILTSVNCSASTARMIADQFTGAALDAYPNVDGVIALTHTSGCGLVPDSEGGQILLRTLRGYAAHPNVAGLLVLGLGCEMVPGAALSARSGSVTDLGMPGIGAPDPDDSSALLAAIPDDTVVRTMTIQDTGGIRATVRAGVDAVRAMLPAVDARRREECDISELVLGLNCGGSDGYSGITANPALGWASDRIVAHGGTSVLAETPEVYGAEHLLTARATRPDVAKKLLDQLAWWRTYMATNGGTLDNNPSPGNKAGGLTTILEKSLGAVAKGGQADLAAVYDYAEPITDRGFTFMDTPGYDPVSVTGIVAGGANVVVFTTGRGSVFGCRPTPSIKVATNTPMYERMSEDMDLDAGRIVDGAATVEEVGAELLAKILAVASGEQTVSEELGIGAEEFIPWHLGAVT encoded by the coding sequence ATGACGGACCTGCTCGTGCTCCGGGACGGCGACGACGTCGCCGTCGCCACCCGCGACCTCGCCCCCGGCGACCAGGTCGCCACCCCCGACGGCGTCGTCGTCACCGCCCAGGGCCACGTGCCCCGCGGCCACAAGATCGCCCTCGCCGACGTCGCGGCCGGCGCGCCCGTGCGCAAGTACGGCCAGGTCATCGGGGTCGCGACGACGCACGTCGGCGTCGGGGAGCACGTCCACGGCCACAACCTCGCGTTCGACCCCGGCGAGCGGGACACGCCCCTCGGCGGCGTCCACACCGAGCTCGCCGTCCCCGACGGCCCACGGCCCACCTTCCGCGGCTACCGCCGCGCCGACGGCCGCGTCGGCACCCGCAACTACGTCGCCATCCTCACCAGCGTCAACTGCTCCGCGTCCACCGCCCGGATGATCGCCGACCAGTTCACCGGCGCGGCGCTCGACGCCTACCCGAACGTCGACGGCGTCATCGCGCTCACCCACACCTCCGGCTGCGGCCTCGTCCCCGACTCCGAGGGCGGCCAGATCCTGCTGCGCACCCTGCGCGGGTACGCCGCCCACCCCAACGTCGCCGGGCTCCTCGTGCTCGGCCTCGGCTGCGAGATGGTCCCCGGCGCCGCGCTGTCCGCCCGCAGCGGCTCCGTCACCGACCTCGGCATGCCCGGCATCGGCGCCCCCGACCCCGACGACTCCTCCGCGCTGCTCGCCGCCATCCCCGACGACACCGTCGTGCGCACCATGACCATCCAGGACACCGGCGGCATCCGCGCCACCGTCCGCGCCGGCGTCGACGCCGTCCGCGCCATGCTCCCCGCCGTCGACGCCCGCCGGCGCGAGGAGTGCGACATCTCCGAGCTCGTCCTCGGCCTCAACTGCGGCGGCTCCGACGGCTACTCCGGCATCACCGCCAACCCCGCCCTCGGCTGGGCGTCCGACCGGATCGTCGCCCACGGCGGCACCTCCGTCCTCGCCGAGACGCCCGAGGTGTACGGCGCCGAGCACCTCCTCACCGCCCGCGCCACCCGCCCCGACGTCGCCAAGAAGCTCCTCGACCAGCTCGCCTGGTGGCGCACCTACATGGCCACCAACGGCGGCACCCTCGACAACAACCCCTCGCCCGGCAACAAGGCCGGCGGGCTCACCACCATCCTCGAGAAGTCCCTCGGCGCCGTCGCCAAGGGCGGCCAGGCCGACCTCGCCGCCGTCTACGACTACGCCGAACCCATCACCGACCGCGGCTTCACCTTCATGGACACCCCCGGGTACGACCCCGTCTCCGTCACCGGCATCGTCGCCGGCGGCGCCAACGTCGTCGTGTTCACCACCGGCCGCGGCTCCGTGTTCGGCTGCCGCCCCACCCCGTCGATCAAGGTCGCCACCAACACCCCCATGTACGAGCGCATGAGCGAGGACATGGACCTCGACGCCGGCCGCATCGTCGACGGCGCCGCCACCGTCGAGGAGGTCGGGGCGGAGCTCCTCGCCAAGATCCTCGCCGTCGCGTCCGGCGAGCAGACCGTCAGCGAGGAGCTGGGCATCGGCGCCGAGGAGTTCATCCCGTGGCACCTCGGGGCGGTCACCTGA
- a CDS encoding PmoA family protein: MLRRPGDRVTLSRYEPGDALPTIHSPRPYLHPVHTLDGVPLTEAGPVDHRHHYGVSIAVPDVNGTSYWGGRTYVTDVGPTLLPNHGRQTSTSTTVDPKAPHVLHDTVTWTDQHGAPVLAERRRVGARLLDDGWVLEWRSTLHAEHGPLEFRSPATNGRPGAGYGGVFWRLPLTPDTRVLSADGEGEDAAHGSTSPWVAFVQVHRDARGEERTTTTLLTQPTPTRPWFLRAHEYPGACPALAWDTPLHVPAGGTVETGVVAALLDHALDADEAAALAARLR, encoded by the coding sequence GTGCTGCGCCGCCCCGGCGACCGCGTCACCCTGTCCCGCTACGAGCCCGGCGACGCGCTGCCCACCATCCACTCCCCCCGCCCCTACCTGCACCCCGTGCACACCCTCGACGGCGTGCCCCTCACCGAAGCCGGCCCCGTCGACCACCGCCACCACTACGGCGTCAGCATCGCCGTGCCCGACGTCAACGGCACCAGCTACTGGGGCGGACGCACCTACGTCACCGACGTCGGCCCCACCCTCCTGCCCAACCACGGCCGCCAGACGTCCACCAGCACCACCGTCGACCCCAAGGCGCCCCACGTCCTGCACGACACCGTCACCTGGACCGACCAGCACGGCGCCCCCGTCCTCGCCGAACGCCGCCGCGTCGGCGCCCGCCTCCTCGACGACGGCTGGGTCCTCGAATGGCGCTCCACCCTGCACGCCGAGCACGGCCCCCTCGAGTTCCGCTCCCCCGCCACCAACGGCCGCCCCGGCGCCGGGTACGGCGGCGTGTTCTGGCGCCTCCCCCTCACCCCCGACACCCGCGTGCTCTCCGCCGACGGCGAGGGCGAGGACGCCGCCCACGGCTCCACCTCCCCCTGGGTCGCGTTCGTCCAGGTCCACCGCGACGCCCGCGGCGAGGAACGCACCACCACCACCCTCCTCACCCAGCCCACCCCCACCCGGCCCTGGTTCCTGCGCGCCCACGAGTACCCCGGCGCCTGCCCCGCCCTCGCCTGGGACACCCCCCTGCACGTCCCCGCCGGAGGCACCGTCGAGACCGGCGTCGTCGCCGCGCTCCTCGACCACGCCCTCGACGCCGACGAAGCCGCCGCGCTCGCCGCCCGGCTGCGCTGA
- a CDS encoding Mu transposase C-terminal domain-containing protein, translated as MTVHEVDALDRWRVLRLHVEDGIPLTVLADSSGVGLRTLQRWHHAYQAEGVAGLAPRRRRDAGVRRTRAEIVSFVERLALTCPRPAIATLHRQAIAEAERQGVSAPSYATVRNIVGALDPALVTLALEGPESYRDKHELVYRFRAARPNATWQADHTELDILILGADGKPQRPWLTTVIDDYSRAVCGYMVFTGPPSAINTALVLRQAIWRKSEPAWAMCGIPDVLHVDHGSDFTSRHLEYTALGLKMRLVFSHIARPQGRGKVERFFGTVNTELLATLPGHLAPGARTPTPTLGLPALDQEIGAFVGRYNERPHPEIGASPKQAWVGEGWLPRMPESLTELDGLLLTVPKHRTVQRDGIHFQGLRYMSTTLAPYVGRPVTIRYDPRDVSEIRVYDRDEFVCVAIDEQHPNQRLSLREIETARRARRRDLRRQINDRIPVATMREEPSTRQVPSRRVKLRTYETE; from the coding sequence ATGACGGTGCATGAGGTAGACGCGCTCGATCGGTGGCGGGTGCTGCGCCTGCACGTCGAGGACGGGATCCCGCTGACCGTGCTGGCCGACTCCTCGGGGGTGGGGCTACGGACGCTTCAGCGCTGGCACCACGCCTACCAAGCGGAAGGAGTCGCTGGGCTGGCGCCCCGTCGGCGCCGAGACGCGGGTGTGCGGCGCACACGGGCCGAGATCGTGTCCTTCGTCGAACGTCTGGCCCTGACCTGCCCGCGTCCGGCGATCGCAACACTGCACCGCCAGGCGATCGCCGAGGCCGAGCGGCAGGGAGTTTCCGCGCCGTCGTACGCGACCGTGCGGAACATCGTTGGGGCCCTGGACCCGGCACTGGTGACTCTCGCCCTGGAAGGGCCGGAGTCCTACCGGGACAAGCACGAGCTGGTCTACCGGTTCCGCGCCGCCCGGCCGAACGCAACCTGGCAGGCTGACCACACCGAGCTCGACATCCTGATCCTCGGCGCCGACGGGAAGCCTCAGCGCCCGTGGCTGACCACCGTGATCGACGACTACTCCCGCGCGGTGTGCGGGTACATGGTCTTCACCGGGCCGCCGTCGGCGATCAACACGGCGCTGGTGCTGCGGCAGGCGATCTGGCGCAAGTCCGAACCCGCCTGGGCGATGTGCGGGATCCCGGACGTCCTGCACGTCGATCACGGGTCGGACTTCACCAGCCGGCACCTGGAGTACACCGCCCTCGGGCTGAAGATGCGGCTTGTCTTCTCTCACATCGCCCGCCCGCAGGGGCGCGGGAAGGTCGAACGCTTCTTCGGCACGGTCAACACCGAACTGCTGGCCACCCTGCCCGGCCACCTCGCGCCGGGCGCACGCACGCCGACGCCCACCCTGGGCCTGCCGGCCCTGGACCAGGAGATCGGAGCGTTCGTCGGCCGGTACAACGAACGGCCCCACCCCGAGATCGGAGCCAGCCCGAAACAGGCGTGGGTAGGCGAGGGATGGCTACCGCGCATGCCCGAGTCCCTCACCGAGCTCGACGGTCTGCTGCTGACCGTGCCCAAGCACCGCACCGTGCAACGCGACGGCATCCACTTCCAGGGCCTGCGATACATGTCCACAACTCTGGCCCCGTACGTCGGGCGGCCCGTCACGATCCGGTACGACCCGCGCGACGTCTCGGAGATCCGGGTCTACGACCGCGACGAGTTCGTGTGCGTCGCCATCGACGAGCAGCACCCCAACCAGCGCCTCAGCCTGCGCGAGATCGAGACCGCCCGGCGAGCTCGCCGCCGCGACCTGCGTCGCCAGATCAACGACCGGATCCCCGTCGCGACCATGCGCGAGGAGCCCAGCACCCGCCAAGTGCCGTCGCGCCGGGTCAAGCTGCGCACCTACGAAACCGAATGA
- a CDS encoding recombinase family protein: MGRLLGYTRVSTAEQGPRLQIDALLGAGVEARDVFGDVTSGAKAAPSRPGMARLLEYAHDGDTVVVWRIDRLGRSLLDVLATVDDLAARGIGVKSLQDGIDPTTSTGRLLLGLLGSLAEYERELITERVNAGIAAARNAGTRFGRPPLDRVEVAEKLRIVAEARAAGRTAADAARLVGWSRATLYRHQAATQTDTSIKAPTESLAEPLPDAV; encoded by the coding sequence ATGGGTCGTCTCTTGGGGTACACGCGGGTCTCGACTGCCGAGCAGGGCCCGCGACTGCAGATTGATGCGCTGCTCGGCGCCGGGGTCGAGGCCCGGGACGTCTTCGGCGATGTCACCTCCGGGGCCAAGGCGGCCCCGTCACGGCCAGGCATGGCTCGGCTGCTGGAGTACGCACACGACGGCGACACTGTAGTGGTGTGGCGGATTGATCGGCTCGGGCGATCGCTGCTGGACGTGCTGGCCACGGTCGACGACCTCGCAGCCCGGGGTATCGGGGTGAAGTCGCTGCAGGACGGGATCGACCCGACCACCTCCACGGGCAGGTTGCTGCTCGGGTTGCTGGGGTCGCTGGCGGAGTACGAGCGCGAGCTGATCACCGAGCGGGTCAACGCCGGGATCGCTGCGGCCAGGAACGCTGGCACCCGGTTCGGCCGCCCGCCCCTCGACCGGGTTGAAGTGGCGGAGAAGCTGCGGATCGTCGCCGAGGCCCGCGCGGCCGGCCGTACCGCGGCCGACGCTGCGAGGCTGGTCGGGTGGTCGAGGGCGACGCTCTACCGCCATCAAGCAGCGACTCAGACCGACACGTCCATCAAGGCGCCCACCGAGTCGCTTGCCGAGCCTCTCCCCGACGCCGTGTGA
- a CDS encoding ABC transporter ATP-binding protein — protein sequence MTVSVGSGGTRTTPLRGLDLEVGTGEVVAVRGPSGSGKSTLLGVLSGDLEPDSGQVTVGGASPPEARRDPGVGFVYQDFRLVEFLTALENVAMALEILGHRSTEAVERSRAELSLLGVEDIADRLPGEMSGGQQQRVAIARTVACEPALILADEPTAALDRTTAGHVVDTFLEAARRHGSAVVLATHDPLVSAVAETVLDLQDGHLVNDLVAMHGSGR from the coding sequence ATGACGGTCAGTGTGGGGTCCGGAGGGACGCGCACGACTCCGTTGCGTGGACTCGACCTAGAAGTTGGCACGGGCGAGGTTGTCGCAGTTCGTGGTCCAAGCGGCAGCGGTAAGTCGACCTTGCTGGGAGTGCTGTCCGGAGATCTTGAGCCAGACTCCGGGCAGGTGACAGTTGGGGGCGCGTCGCCGCCAGAGGCCCGACGTGATCCCGGTGTTGGATTTGTCTATCAGGATTTCCGGCTTGTGGAGTTCCTTACTGCGCTCGAAAATGTCGCGATGGCACTAGAAATATTGGGGCATCGCTCAACCGAAGCGGTAGAACGCTCACGCGCCGAGCTTTCCCTGCTGGGCGTCGAAGATATTGCGGACAGGCTCCCTGGCGAAATGTCCGGTGGCCAGCAGCAGAGGGTCGCCATCGCTCGAACGGTAGCGTGCGAACCGGCCCTAATCTTGGCAGATGAGCCGACGGCGGCCTTAGACCGAACTACTGCGGGGCATGTCGTAGACACCTTCCTCGAGGCTGCCCGACGGCATGGATCAGCAGTTGTGCTGGCGACACACGATCCGTTGGTCTCTGCGGTTGCAGAGACCGTCTTGGATCTCCAAGATGGTCACCTTGTCAACGACCTCGTTGCAATGCATGGAAGCGGCCGATGA